The sequence TCGAGGAACAGCAAAGGATCGTTCCTCTGGAATATTATTATTTTTGTCAGGACACCGGCATCATCGGCTATGATGACCTGATCAGGTTCTATTATCAGAAGCTTAAATCCACGGACAGAACCGATAATTCCCCGCTGTTTAAACCGACGTCACATCTTGACCTGATCAAAACTGTTGAGAAACAATATCTTCCTACCCTCTATTTTGTATTCAGCAGAAAGCAATGCGCCGATAAAGCGCATGAACTGGCCAATATCAAAAACTACCTGTCGCCGGAACAAAGCAAAGAAGTGAAAAACATTTTTTTGGAGCATTTTGGTGCTGAAGACACTTGGTCCTCTTCCACGCGCAAGTTATTCAGGGTCTGCCGGAAAGGTATTGCCTATCACCATGCAGGGCTGCTGCCTTTGCAGAAATCCGTCGTAGAGGATCTTTTCCTGGCGAAGACGATCTCAGTTCTGTACTGTACCGAGACCTTCAGTGTCGGGATCAACTACCCTGTCAAGGCCGTTTGCTTTGATTCCTTAAACAAATACGACGGACGTAGTTTCAGGGCTCTGGCAAACCACGAATTTTTTCAGATGTCCGGCAGAGCCGGCCGACGTGGTATTGACGAGATTGGTTATTCCTTTGCGATTGTTGATTTGAATTACTTTGAAAAAGAACCGCCGGTAAAATTTGATATTGCCAAGTTGGAACCTCTGACCAGTCAGTTCCGGCTTTCCTATAATACAGTTTTGAATCTCCTCGCAACATTATCGCCGGAGCAAATCGAAACCTATTTCAAAAAAAGTTTTGCTGCTCATTCCTATATCTTGACCGCCCAAAAAACGGAAGAGGAGATTCGTCTTCTGTCCGAGCAATCAGCCCAAGCCAAAGAGAACCTTTGTGAGCATGTCGGGACCTATCGGTGCCCGCTGAATTACTACCCGAAAAAGAAAGAATTGGACAGACTTCATAAAGCCTATGACAAATTGGACCCGCGACGCCGCAATAAGATTTTCGGGCGTCAGATGCACCGAAAAATCATGAGATGGGAGAAGATCCTTAAGACTGCTCCCCAGAAATGTACCAGAAAACAAAACGACAGCTGTAAATCCTTTGCCGGAAAGTGGATGAACCTCGAAAAAGAAATTACGGATCTCAAGAATCAGTTGTTCTCAATGCCGGATTACAACACCTTTAATTCCGAATTTGAAAGAAAAAAAGCTCTGCTGCAGCAAATAGGCTATATCGGGAATGACAAGCTTTTGCCGCGAGGGGAGCTCGCCAGATATATTTATGTGCAGGAAATCCTGGTAACCGAATTGATTTACTCAGGAATCATTGAACAGCTGGATGATGACCAGCTGACTGCGCTGATTTCCTGTATTGATTATGAAAGCAAACGTAATGAGTATTTCCAGAAGTTTGACCAGATTGATTTTAAGCCTGTCAGGGAAATCCTAAATTATATTCAGAGCATCTGTGGGCCTGACGCTGTACGTTTTGAATCCAGAGCGGCTGTCCTTGCGTATCATTGGAGCAAAGGCGCCGCATTAATCGAGCTTCAGCAGCTCTGCACCCTCGATGAAGGAGATATTATCGCGGTCTTAAGGCGGACCATCGATTTACTGCGCCAGATGCGGGAAGCCGTAACAGACCAGTCGTTAAGAGAACGCTTCAGCGTCTGCATCAAGAAACTGGACAGAGATGAGGCTTCGATCCAAGAGTTAAATTAAGCTGCCTTGCCCTCCGTAGCCGTCAAAAAGAGGAGCCGTTTTAGGGCTCCTTTTGTTGAGTCTGCCATTTCCGACCGGATTAACCTCAGGCAGACTTTTTTTAATTTTGAATCTTTCCTAACCAAACCAATTCTGAAGATTGACTGCCCGACACTCAGGCTCTTACGACCAGCAGTATTCAGCCAAATACCACTCCTGCAAAAAATTGCTCGTTTGCTGCTATCGATAACTCCCGGCCGCTTAAGTACTTCCTGACCGCCTGACATACCTCCTTTCAATCTTCCTGTCCTGACTTGGGCCTTTTTTCTGTTCCAGGCGATCTGGTCGCCAGCCATGACAACGCATTGTCATACGTCATTCAGAAAAAGGCTTTACTCTAACGTTAAAGATATTCTCTGTATTGCTTTGAATTCCTTGGTCAAATAGTTTCATATTGTTTCTAAGTTTGTCGAAATGGAAAGAGCATCTTACTGCCTTGACCTCCTGCAAAATGAGATGGGAAGATTGAAATTAATAGCCAATTCCATTTTTATAGGTCCCCATCAAGCATTTGGCTTACCGCTCGACTGGGGGATTTGAAAAAAGATAAGTGACAAACATTCAGCCTTTTCAAATAATCCGGCTGATATGCCCGAGCCTGTCTTTACCATAATCTTTGATATGACCGGAATCAGCTTGTCCAAAAATCATCAACGTTGATCATTTTTGGACAAGCTATATATGAGGTTTGTCACACTCATAAGACTGAACGGCTAGAGTTGGGCACCTTATCTGACTCTTTGGTAATGAAAAGCTGAAGTCCCGGCATTAAAATAAGCCGCCCGCCAAAAATTGGCCAGCAGCTTATCAAGCACTAATTGAAGTTTCTTATTTCGTTTTACAGTCCTTTGTTTAAATCCAATTCCTACTTATACTGATTTGCCAGTCTTTTCTTCAGATTCTCCGCAACCAGCGCCGGATCAATCGGATTTCTGGCAATACCGGACTCAATCGCAGCTTTGGCTGTTGCAGCAGCGACAGCAGCGGCAACTTCGGGATTGAAGGCACTTGGGATGATGTAGTCGGCACACAATTCTTCCGGTTTAACGCAGTCGGCAATTGCCTGGGCGGCAGCAATCTTCATTGCATCGTTGATATCGGTCGCGCGGACATCAATCGCACCGCGGAACATGCCCGGGAAAGCCAGAACGTTGTTGATCTGATTGATAACGTCGGAACGTCCGGTCGAGATGACAGCAGCGCCGGCATTGATGGCTCTTTCAATCGGCCAGATTTCCGGAATCGGATTGGCCTGAGCAAAGACGATCGGATCTTTGGCCATGGACTTAATCATCTCTTCGTCAATGGAATCCGGAGCTGATACGCCGATAAAGACGTCCGCACCCTTGATCGCATCTCTGAGGCTGCCTGTACACATTTCATAATTTGTCTTTTCAGCGATTTCGTCCTTATATTTATTCATACCTTCAGGGCGTCCTTTATAAATCGCACCTTTGGTATCGCACATGATAACGTTCTTCAGTCCCATGCTCATCATCAGCTTGATAATTGCAATCCCGGCGGCTCCGGCGCCGTTCGTTACGACTTTGATCTTATCTATACGCTTACCGACGACTTTCAGCGCATTAAAAAGACCCGCCAAGGTAACGACAGCCGTTCCATGCTGATCATCATGGAAGATCGGTCCTTTGAAAATATTACGGGCTTTTAACTTTCCTTCAATTTCAAAACATTCGGGAGCTTTGATGTCCTCAAGGTTAACACCGCCAAAGGTCGGGGCCATTAACTCGACAAGCTCAACAATTTTATCAATATCATTCGTATTTACACAAATCGGGAATGCGTCAACGTCGGCAAAGGCTTTAAACAGAAGGGCTTTTCCTTCCATGACAGGCATAGCCGCTGCTGGACCGAGGTTGCCAAGCCCGAGAATGGCTGTTCCATCGGAAACGATACAGACATAGTTGGCATGGTTGGTGTAAACATCAAGATTCGCTAAATCTTTCGCAATTTCTTTCACAGGATCAGCCACTCCGGGGGAATAAGCGAGCGTCAAATCGTCCCTGTCATTGGCAGGAACCGTTACTTTTACTTCAAGTTTACCAGGCCTTACGGCGTGAAACGCCAAAGCCTCTTCACGCAGGTTTTTAATCCGGGACATTCACATCTTCCTCTCACTTTATGGTTTTTTTCGTTTTATTTTTGGCTTAAGTCTTTTTTATTCAGTATGCTTTTTTTAAGTAATACATTGTCGTTATTTGACACATTGCTTATGTAAACAAATTATAAAAGCGTTTCGTTAAATTATCTCATGAATGAAAACAAAAAATCAACCATTTTGTTTTTGAAAGTAAGTATCAGAATCGGTGAAATTATCCTCTGATGTTAGGATCAATACGTTGTATTGATTTGAATAGATTAAATAGCGGATATTACAATGTCTGGCCGCCCCTACAGGGGCAGCCAGACATTGTATCACTCGAGTCATATAAAACTTTAGAGCAACCTCAGCTTAAGCTTCTTTCGCTTCAATCTCAGCCTGAGCAGCCAGAATATCTTTGGCATTCAGGTATACGGGAGTATCCACCATTTTACCGTTGTAGGATACAGCTGCTTTTCCTTTGGCAATACCCTCTTCTTCAAATACTTTGACAACGCCGTTAGCCCATTCTACATCGGCCGGATCCGGAGCATACAGACGGTTGGACGGTTCAACCTGACCCGGATGAATAATCATACGACCTTCATAGCCCATCTGTTTGCCATCGGCAACGTTCTTTTCGAAAGCGGGAATATCCTGGTAAGCAACAAACGGTGCGTCAATTGCTACGATACCGGCTGCACGGCAGGCAACACCGACTTTGGCGCGTCCCCACAGCTGCTCATTCGCTTCAGAGGTTAGTTTGATCCGCATGTCGCGGCAATAATCTACAGCGCCAAAAATAGCATTCACGTTACGTTTACTGGCCATACAGCACTCATAGGCATTCATGATTCCTTTTGCTGTTTCCAGCAGCATAGAAATTTTGATGGAACCAACTTCCAGACCACGTCGGCGCTCCAGCTCTTCGAGCTTCCAGTCCAGACGTTTGACATCATCAGGATGTCCAGTCTTGGCAAGCGTTACGCCATGAAGACCTTCCCAAACGACAGCCTCAAGGTCATCGTTGGTTAATTCTGTTTCCCAGTTGTTAATTCTGACATAAACCTGGGAACCATTGGAACCGGCATATTTCAGATTCTCGGCAATAATTTTGCGTGCATTTTCCTTTTCAGCCGGTGGTACGGAATCTTCCAGATCCAGCGTGATGATATCAGCAGGAAAGCTTGGCGCTTTCTCAACCATCTTCGGGTTATTTCCCGGTACGTAGAGAATCGATCTCATAACAGCCATTTTAAATATGCCTCCTATTTTTACCTTTAAGATTTTTTGGTAACAATGCTAAGTACTTTGTCAGCTCTAAAATGCATGTAAATCACTCAGGGAAATTTTTGTCTGACCAGACGATACCAAGAATCAATCATTATTCCTTAATTTTATCCTTCAAAATAATCGGGATATCTATTGGGGTTTCAGCGACAAAACCGCCCGCTTTAAGGACAGCTTCAATTTTACTCTTGGCTGACCCGCGGCCGCGTTCGACAATATTGGAAGCATGGGAAAAACGTTGGCCTTCGGGAGCCCAGGCTCCGGCTACGTAGATCACGAAAGGTTTTGTGAATTTTCCTTCCGCAATAACATCGGCACATTCCTCTTCCTGGGAGCTGCCGATCTCGGCATAGACGGCTACACCTTTTGTTTCAGGATCTGCTTCAAATAAGGGCAGCAAATCAGCCATAGATGTTCCAAGTACAGGCTCGGTTCCGGTATGCACGACCGTACTTATGCCGAAACCACCTTCTCTTAATACCCAAGGGATGGTCCCTGATTGTCCGCCACTGCGCGAAAAGACACCGATATTACCTTTCTTAAAGAACTTGTTAGCCCACTCGACATTGCCGCCAAGCCAGCCGACAACTGCTTCTCCCGGTGTCAGAATGCCAATGGATCCGGGACCGATTAAGCGGGTTCCTCTCAACTTGCAATAAGCGACCATTTCCATAATATCATGGATGGGTGTTCCTTCAACGCACGGAATAATATTTTTGACACCCGCGTCGGCAGCTTCAAAAACAGCGGTTTTCAGAACACTGCCCGGCACAAAGATGACGCTAAAGTCAATTTCACCCTGTTCTCTGGCAATCTCCTTAACCGTATTATAGACAGGGATGCCATGAACCTCGTCCCCTTTTTTCCCTGGGCTGGTTCCGCCGATGACTTTGGTGCCATATTCTTTCATGTATTTGGTTCTTACAGATCCTTCACGGCCGGTAATTCCCTGGATAATGACTTTAGACTGGTCACTGATTAAAATACCCATTCTTATCCCTCATTTTAATTTTGTAAAGAAAATTGGCTGGTGACAGCCTTAGCTGCACTTAGATATATCAGAAAGTAATTTATACTTTCTGATATGCAAATAAACTATTGTAAACCGCGTTTGGTTAGATAGACATCAAGGCCCGCAATCGGAATATTGATGGTCAAAGCCTTATTCCCTTCGAACTTGCAGGCGATCTCACAAGCCAGACATTCTGTTCCAAGCCGGAGAACTTCCTCTGCGCTCAGATGCTCGACGGATGGTTTCCCGTCAACAATTTGAAGCAACCCTCTGGCATATTTTTTACAAGCTGCTGCGCACGCTTTGGTTTCACATGTGTCACACTTGTTGGTATCGATGCTTATGGTAATACTTTTTTCTTTGATTTCCAGCATGGCATTTTCCTACTTTCCTTGAGCATCTTTTTCCGCTCTGTATTCTTTGGCCAGAGCCAGAAGTCTTTGACCGATAAATTTAGTATCCGTGACATGCTCTTTTCCGTATATTTCAATTCTTTTGCCAATTCCGTCCGAAGTCATAAGCTCTGCCAGACCCTTGCGCAAAATCTCCATGGATTCATCCTCGCGGTTGCCGCAGAGTAACAGAACGCAAGGCAGGCCGGGCTTCTTCGGAAGCTCTTCCCACAGTACTTTGACAATCGCATTGGCATGGTGCCATTGCTCCTGATTCGCCATCATAAAGCCGCCAAGAAGATAACCGTCAATATTCGGCTGCGACAGTACGCTCTTGGCAACGCGATAGATTTTGGATCCAACAGGATTGCCGCTCGTGTCGGCATAGTTGGCAGGCTTGAGTCCTACCTGATTCAGCGCATCAAGTCCCATCATCGCCGAACCGCCGCCGATCGGGTGATAGCCGATATAGCCGGGGCTTACTTCGTCATAACCCATATTCATCAGGAAGCCGGTTCCACGGGCATCTGTCTCTTCAATGCTCCAGCCGATCATATCAAGTTCGGTGACTTCACCAGGCAAATCGCGGGCAATTTTAATGCCAAATTCCGGATGACGTCCCACAGAACTGTTATCAATCTCCATTTTGCAGTCTGCGCAGATCAGGCTTCCATCCTCCGTCATGACAAACGGATTGATCTCCAGGGTCTGGCAGTCATACTTTTTGTAGACTTGGGACAGTTTTGTCAAGAAAGAAGCAAACTTACTCAATTCTTTATTTGGAATGCCGGCTCGGACACAAAAATCGATCGCATCGTAAATTTGTAGACCAAAAATAGGGTCGATATTCATCTTGAAAATCAGTTCTTCAGGAACACTTTCAATATCCATGCCGCCTTCTGAGCTGAACATCAGCATCGGGCAGCGGGCGTCTCTCGCATTGTTAATGACAAATGAACAATAGTATTCTTTTTTGATCGCCAGTTTCTCCTCAATTAAAACCTGTCTGACAGGGAGCCCTTTGACTGTCTTTACCAGTATTTCAGCAGCTGCCGCCGATGCTTCGGACGAAGTCTCGACCAGTTTTACAATACCGGCTTTTCCTCGTCCTCCTGCCTGGACCTGACCTTTGACAGCCACGGACTTGCCAATCCATTCTGCCGCTTGCTGTGCTTCTTCCGGAGAAGATGCGGACCTGCCCTTCGGTACGGGTATTCCCGCCTTGGCAAGCCATTCCTTACCTTGATACTCTAGAAATTTTGCCATCCATAATCCCTTCCATATCGTCATATTGATTCTAGTACTTGTATATACTGAAAGAAAACTCAAAAAATTAAAGGAATATATGGTTATTCCTTTAATTGATTGTTCATTATTAAAGTAATCTTATGTATCGCTATTAACTTGTCTTATGAATTATTATAACGAAATTATTTGCAAAAACAAGACTAAATAAGCCGAATTGCATGATTTATTAGGGAAAAACCAATCTTGTAGAACTTGATTTAGGCCAAAGCTTCGGCAATCGCTTTGCGGGCAAGTTCGTCACATCGTTCGTTCTCGGGATGCCCGGAATGACCTTTGACTTTAACCCAGACAACATCATGCTTTGCCGTGAGTTCCAGAAGCGATACCCAGAGATCACGGTTCTCAACCGGTTTCTTTTGCGAACTCTGCCAGCCATTCTTTTGCCAGCGAGAAAGCCAGTTTTGTTCAAATGCATTAATTAAATAGGCGCTGTCACTGTGGACCTGGACACTGCAGCTTTCTTTCAGGGCAGCCAGTCCTTGGACTGCCGCTGTCAGCTCCATGCGCTGATTGGTTGTATTGCCTTCAAAGCCGCTGATCTCTTTTTCATGTTCACCATACTTCAGGACTGCCGCCCAACCTCCCGGACCGGGATTGCCTGAACATGCTCCGTCCGTATAAATCTTTACACTTTTTACAGTCATTGAACCCCCTATTTTAAGTAAAGAATCAGGGCATTTTCATCACAATTAGGAAACTTAACACAATTGATGCATTCTTTCCAGACCTTATGGGGCATTGAATCCTTTTCGGTGATTTCGAATCCCATATGTTTGAAGAAATCTACCTGATACGTCAGGGTAAATACCTTGGGGCAATGAAGCTCCCTGGCCTCCTCCAGAAGGAGCTCAACAATCTTACGGCCTAACCCCTTCCCCCTGTAGCTTTCCTCAACCGCCAGTGCCCTGATCTCAGCGAGATCGTCCCAGGTTATATGTAAAGCGCCGGTTCCGACGATCCGGTCATCCTCTACCGCTACAATGACCTCCCTGATTCCTTCATACAACGCACTTCGGGTTCTTGGGAGCATGAGTCCCTGTTCTGCATAATAATTGATCAGGCTAATAATGTCTTCCACATCGCTTAGCTTTGCGTGTCTATAGGTTACCATCTTTTCTCCTTTATCTGTCCATGTTTCCCGACAAATGATGGAATGATCAGATCCGGTACCAGGCAACTGTCAGGTATTGCCGAATGCCTTTCTCCACTTTGCTTTGCATTAAAGCATAATGGACGGCAGTCTCTTTAAGATCAAGCGTACTGCCCCAATTTAGGATATTTTGGTCGATACCCTTGATGCCGCCGCTCGCTAAAGTAAGATGAGGTTTAAAAGGCCTGGTATCAGGCGGTGCTCCAAATTGGCTCGTCGCCTGCTGGATCTGCTTTTGCAGCTGAATCAGCTTCGGTTCTTTTCTTATCCCGGCCCATAGTATCCGGGGCTGTATGATATTCGGGAATACACCAAGGGAATCAAAAGAAACCGCAAATTCACCGATACGTCCCGAAACACCCGCCAGGGTCTGTTTCAAAGCATCAAGATCCTTTTCTTCCACTTCTTCTAAAAAACGCAGCGTCAGGTGCAGGTTATCACGTCTGCGCCAATAGCCGCGGAGACCTTTAACCTTAAGTTCATCCTGCCATTTTTCGAATTGGTCAAGACTCTGTTCACTAAAATTCAGGCTGATAAATAATCGCATGCAGCATGACTCCATCGTATGTGGCATTTTCTCCTTACCACAATCTTACTATGCATCGATGCCGAATGCAATGAAGTTATCTTTTACTCCTTTAAAGCCCTCCGTCCGCCATTCTTTGGGCATGATGATCAATGGATATTTATCGGGATGCCTCAGCCAGGATTGGCACAGACGCAATTCTTCCATGTAATCGGCTTCGCAAAAAAGGAATATTTTGTGGTTCCACTCCAGTTGCGGATATCCCGGGAAACCCTGATGATGCTTCGTATAGTTTTCAAAAGCTGAAAATGCCAGCAGCGTTTGTACAACTTTTAGCGATGGTTTCTCCAGAACAGGTTTAATCATCCGAATCGATTGATCCCGTTGGAAGAAATACAGTTGCCGGCTTTCAATCAAATCACTGAAGTCTCTTGGATACCAAGGAGCCTCCAGGTACTTTCCAAAATATTGGGGGATAAATTCCCTGTCATAGATTATCTTAAGATCTAATAATTCCCTGGAATCAAGGCTGCCATTGATCTCCATGTTTTCCAGCAGTTCCAGTATGCCGTTAATGGCTCTGCAAAATTCATCATTAAGGTTCCCGGAGAAATCGACCCATCCCAACTTTAGAAATTTGGAAGCAATATTTTTATTCCTGGTCCATTTTACTTTCGTAGACAGTTCAAACTTGTTCCCTTTCTTTTTAAACTCGGCAATTTGAATACTTCCCCAGCAATAGGTGATTTTATTCTTTTCGGATACTGCCCGGACTCTTCTCTTGGCCAAGCTTTCAAAATAGTGGTTGATCACCATCAGGTGATTCCAAGCCACTGGATTTAATTCTCTTTGCCAGTGTTCCCAACCGGGGTGCAACTCTCCTGTATCCAGCCGAAAAAAGCCTTTATCGTAATCTTTTTCTGCCAGAACATATAAATTGGGGGTTAATTTTTCCCGCCAAAAGACCGTCCTGGCAAACAGCATACCTCCTATTTGAGAAACCGCACCTAAAAATACAGGAGAAAATTCTTTTGCCACATAATAGATCAAAGTCCTGCTGCCATTTCCCAGATGCCCTCCCCACAGAATCCCGCCCAAAAGAAAGTCTTCCTCCCTGTAGACTCCTTGCGCAGCGATGATTCCCACTCTGAAACTGATATCCCCGGCACTGAAATAATTAAACTGGGAAGGCAGATGCCAACCTTTCCTGACTTCTTCCGGACATTCTTCCCATCCGGATACACTGAAAATGTCCGGATTAGCATCCCATAATTCCTTCCATTTTATGTTCAAGTCAAATCCTCCCTTTACAAGCTGTTTTTTTATTATTACGCTTGATAAAGGCAGGAAATGACAAGGTATCTTTCCAATCATAAAATTATAAAAAAAATTAACCCGGCAACGCCCGGGTTCTTTATTTTGTCTATTTGTTTAAATTTTCTCTAACACCTAATTGCATATAAATAACTTCTTCCCCGATATTCGTACAGTAATCGCCGATTCTTTCGATATAGCGGGTCGCTAGAAGCAGGTAGACCGCCTGGCCTGATATTGCCGAGTCTTTTGCCATCATCTCATCCAGTTCGTTAAAAATCAATTTATAGTAATGATCCACTTTGTGGTCGGTCTCAGCCAGAGACCGTGCAAGTTCAACATCTTCACAGATAAAAGCCTGGACGGCCGTACGCATCATTTGGACTGCTAGCTCAGCCATTTTCGGCATGTCAATCAACGGCTTGATCAGTGGGTCTGGTCCGATCCGCAAGGATACTTTGGCAATATCGACAGATAGATCGCCCATTCTTTCCAGAGAGGAAATGATTTTATAGCTTGCAACGATATTGCGGAGATCCGAGGCAAACGGCTGCTGGGTTGCAACAAGGTGGGTACAGAGCAGCTCGATATCCTGCTCAGAATCATTGATCTGGCTGTCATCACGGATGACCTTTTCCGCCAGAGCCATATCCCTGTTCTTCAAGCTTTCCATGGCCTGTTCCAGCGCTTTCTCAACTAACACGCTCATCTCTACTATTTTTTTCTTCAGCTCCTGAAGCTGGGCTTCAAATTTATGGCGCATCGTACCCCCCCGGTGTGACTTCATCTGCAAAATGTGCAATGTAATACAAAATAGCATAACCTAATGTACAAATGATAACAATAGAATTTACTAAAAAGAGAGCTGTCTAGAATGATCCTTAAAGCACTGGAATTTATAATTCGTAAGGGTATAATAGAATAAGAATGAGATTAGAGTCAATATAAAAAGGAACTGAATGATGTTCTATCGGATCAAACAATTATACAGTGCGCTGCACCCGGTTGTAAATGAGAATGAATACTCCTGGCTAAATACCGTACTGTCGGAGCGGGAAAGACAGCTGTTTCTGAAGCAGACCCTTACAGAGCAGAGGCATGCCCTCGATGTCGCCCGGGATATTCAGGAGCAGAGAAGTCTTATTGAAAATGGTTATGGAAAAGAAGTTTACCATAACCTATTAAGTGGTGCGCTTCTCCATGACTGCGGAAAATCAGTGATCCATCTGCTTCTGTGGCAGAGGGTATTTATTGTTGTCTTTGATTATTTACCGGAACGGATCAAAAACATCATCCGCCAAAGCAAATCAATTTTCGGCAAGACGCTGGTGATTTACGCACAGCACCCTGCCTGGGGGAAACGGCTGGCTGCCCGGGCAGGACTCTCTCCCGAAATCCAGCTCTTAATCCATAACCACCATACCCCACAAAATTCTATGGAAGAAATCCTTCACTCGGCCGATAACAGGCACTAATTTCCAAGTTATTCTTTCAAATAATCCTTAAATTCATATAATTCAAAATCCTGCGAATAAACCGGTTTATGCTGGTTTATCTTTTTGTATTTCTGAAGATGCCTGCTTTTTTGATCAAGCTTTTGCGTAAGAATCTTATTTTCCTTTTCAATCTGCTCAAGCAGGTCCATCAGGACTCTCCTGCTTAAACGCAGATTATCAAGCTGTTTTTCCAATTCCATAATTCTATGAGTCAACAGGGCAGTTTCCTCATTCGTGCTCAAGCTTTCATCCCCCGGAACAGAATATTCTTATACAGCTATTCTATACGCTTCAGATTGTTTTTAATCCTTCCCGGCTAAAAAAGTTCCAACCCGCTGAACCGCTTCCTGAAGCTTCGTCTCATCCTGAACCAGACCAACCCTGACATATCCCTCGCCATGCCGGCCAAAGGCAATACCCGGCACGACAAGAACACCGGCCTCCCTGGCTAGTTGAAACGCAAAGGATAATGAATCCTGCTTCGTGGGCACCGGGGCCCAGACAAACATGGACCCTTTGGGCCTATTCATCTTCCAGCCGGCTCTGGCACATCCGTCGACCCAGATATCCCTTCTGTTTTTATAAGTCTGCTGATTGGCGAGGATGGTCTGATCACCGCCGCATAAGACCGCAGCTCCGGCCTTCAATACAGGCTGAAAACTCCCATAGTCAATATTGGATTTGATGGTTTCCAGTGCTCTGATGACTTCTTTATTGCCTACCACAAAGCCAAGTCTCACTCCGGCCATATTATACGACTTGGAAAGGGAATGAAACTCCACCCCTACCTCCTTTGCTCCTTCGGCCTGCAGAAAGCTTGACGGCCTGTAGCCGTCAAAAGCCAGCTCCGTATACGCAGCATCATGACAAACTACAATTTCATGTTTGGAGGCAAATCTAACGACTTCATGAAAGAAAGCCTCCGGTGCAACTGCAGCGGTTGGATTATTCGGATAGTTAAGAACCATCAGTTTGGCCCGGTCAGCAATCTGGGGGGGAATTCGATTAAGGTCCGGCAGAAAATCGTTCGTTTCCAATAACGGCAGCACAACCTTTTCGCCTTCGACCAACGCCAATCCGTCTGAATAAATCGGATAGCCAGGCTCAGGGATGAAAGCAGCGTCGCCTTTATCAATAAACGCCCAGAAAATATGCGTCAGACCGTCCTGGGAGCCCATGACCGGAAGCACTTCCGTCGCAGGATCAATATCGACGTTAAATCTTCTTTTATACCATAAGGAGCAGGCTTCCCGGAACTCCGGAATTCCTCTGGTCAGTGTATAACCA is a genomic window of Dehalobacter sp. containing:
- the phoU gene encoding phosphate signaling complex protein PhoU; protein product: MRHKFEAQLQELKKKIVEMSVLVEKALEQAMESLKNRDMALAEKVIRDDSQINDSEQDIELLCTHLVATQQPFASDLRNIVASYKIISSLERMGDLSVDIAKVSLRIGPDPLIKPLIDMPKMAELAVQMMRTAVQAFICEDVELARSLAETDHKVDHYYKLIFNELDEMMAKDSAISGQAVYLLLATRYIERIGDYCTNIGEEVIYMQLGVRENLNK
- a CDS encoding HDOD domain-containing protein, which gives rise to MMFYRIKQLYSALHPVVNENEYSWLNTVLSERERQLFLKQTLTEQRHALDVARDIQEQRSLIENGYGKEVYHNLLSGALLHDCGKSVIHLLLWQRVFIVVFDYLPERIKNIIRQSKSIFGKTLVIYAQHPAWGKRLAARAGLSPEIQLLIHNHHTPQNSMEEILHSADNRH
- a CDS encoding N-acetyltransferase codes for the protein MVTYRHAKLSDVEDIISLINYYAEQGLMLPRTRSALYEGIREVIVAVEDDRIVGTGALHITWDDLAEIRALAVEESYRGKGLGRKIVELLLEEARELHCPKVFTLTYQVDFFKHMGFEITEKDSMPHKVWKECINCVKFPNCDENALILYLK
- the rnhA gene encoding ribonuclease HI — translated: MTVKSVKIYTDGACSGNPGPGGWAAVLKYGEHEKEISGFEGNTTNQRMELTAAVQGLAALKESCSVQVHSDSAYLINAFEQNWLSRWQKNGWQSSQKKPVENRDLWVSLLELTAKHDVVWVKVKGHSGHPENERCDELARKAIAEALA
- a CDS encoding aminotransferase class I/II-fold pyridoxal phosphate-dependent enzyme; translated protein: MKLAARMGSLQTSIFSQLASLKETLKREGKMLIDLSVGSPDLPPSLEIRKIISEQSLDERAYGYTLTRGIPEFREACSLWYKRRFNVDIDPATEVLPVMGSQDGLTHIFWAFIDKGDAAFIPEPGYPIYSDGLALVEGEKVVLPLLETNDFLPDLNRIPPQIADRAKLMVLNYPNNPTAAVAPEAFFHEVVRFASKHEIVVCHDAAYTELAFDGYRPSSFLQAEGAKEVGVEFHSLSKSYNMAGVRLGFVVGNKEVIRALETIKSNIDYGSFQPVLKAGAAVLCGGDQTILANQQTYKNRRDIWVDGCARAGWKMNRPKGSMFVWAPVPTKQDSLSFAFQLAREAGVLVVPGIAFGRHGEGYVRVGLVQDETKLQEAVQRVGTFLAGKD
- the thpR gene encoding RNA 2',3'-cyclic phosphodiesterase; translated protein: MRLFISLNFSEQSLDQFEKWQDELKVKGLRGYWRRRDNLHLTLRFLEEVEEKDLDALKQTLAGVSGRIGEFAVSFDSLGVFPNIIQPRILWAGIRKEPKLIQLQKQIQQATSQFGAPPDTRPFKPHLTLASGGIKGIDQNILNWGSTLDLKETAVHYALMQSKVEKGIRQYLTVAWYRI